From the Alloalcanivorax dieselolei B5 genome, one window contains:
- the urtC gene encoding urea ABC transporter permease subunit UrtC: MRHSDLKTALTDRAARWFIGILFGAVALVVLLNQLIPADSGLHVSSYTVTLLGKYLCYALLAMALDLVWGYCGILSLGHGAFFALGGYAMGMYLMRQIGDRGVYGNPVLPDFMVFLNWQELPWYWLGSHSFLFTMVLIALVPGLLAFVFGWLAFRSRVTGVYLSIITQALTYALMLAFFRNELGFGGNNGLTDFKDILGFSLREDSTRVALLIATAIALALAFVLCRYITGSRMGRVVMAVRDGESRARFLGYRTEHYKLWIFTLSAVLAGIAGALYVPQVGIINPGEFSPLNSIELVVWVAVGGRATLYGAVIGAILVNYGKTVFTGIMPEAWLFALGGLFVAVTLFLPRGLVGLADNVRQRLRKSDGNNSNGTDNDDQPEASHEPA, from the coding sequence ATGAGACATTCGGATTTGAAAACCGCCCTGACCGACCGTGCCGCCCGCTGGTTCATCGGCATCCTGTTCGGCGCCGTGGCCCTGGTGGTGCTGTTGAATCAGCTGATCCCGGCGGACTCCGGGCTGCATGTGAGCAGCTACACGGTCACGCTGCTCGGCAAGTATCTGTGTTACGCGCTGCTGGCCATGGCCCTGGATCTGGTCTGGGGCTACTGCGGCATACTCAGCCTCGGCCATGGCGCTTTCTTCGCCCTCGGCGGTTACGCCATGGGCATGTACCTGATGCGTCAGATCGGCGATCGCGGCGTCTACGGCAACCCGGTGCTGCCGGACTTCATGGTGTTTCTGAACTGGCAGGAGCTGCCCTGGTACTGGCTCGGCTCCCATTCGTTTCTGTTCACCATGGTGTTGATCGCGCTGGTACCCGGGCTGCTGGCCTTCGTGTTCGGCTGGCTGGCGTTCCGTTCCCGCGTCACCGGGGTGTACCTGTCGATCATCACCCAGGCGCTGACCTACGCGCTGATGTTGGCGTTCTTCCGTAACGAACTGGGTTTTGGCGGCAACAACGGCCTCACCGACTTCAAGGACATCCTCGGCTTCTCGTTGCGCGAGGACAGCACCCGGGTGGCCCTGCTGATCGCCACCGCCATCGCCCTGGCGCTGGCCTTCGTACTGTGCCGCTACATCACCGGCTCTCGCATGGGCCGGGTGGTGATGGCGGTCCGCGACGGCGAGTCCCGCGCCCGCTTCCTCGGCTATCGCACCGAACACTACAAGCTGTGGATTTTCACCCTGAGCGCGGTACTGGCCGGCATCGCCGGCGCCCTGTATGTGCCCCAGGTGGGCATCATCAACCCCGGCGAGTTTTCACCGCTCAACTCCATCGAACTGGTGGTGTGGGTGGCGGTGGGTGGCCGCGCCACCCTGTATGGCGCGGTGATCGGCGCCATTCTGGTCAACTATGGCAAAACCGTGTTCACCGGCATCATGCCGGAAGCCTGGCTGTTCGCCCTGGGAGGCCTGTTCGTGGCGGTGACCCTGTTCCTGCCGCGTGGCCTGGTGGGCCTGGCGGATAACGTCCGTCAGCGCCTGCGCAAAAGTGATGGTAACAATAGCAACGGCACCGACAACGACGACCAGCCGGAGGCGTCCCATGAACCTGCGTGA
- the urtD gene encoding urea ABC transporter ATP-binding protein UrtD, with product MNLRDTFRRDRVFDVVRPGTRTINPGELDTGGKYLLYMENITVSFDGFKALNDLTLYIEPGELRCIIGPNGAGKSTMMDVITGKTRPDEGTCFFGQTLDLTRMSETEIAGAGIGRKFQKPTVFPEHTAAENLELAMAGPKTTWHTLVHPLNGEQRDRIDATLDTVGLLDRHDHVAGALSHGQKQWLEIAMVLMQQPKLLLVDEPIAGMTRQEVERTAELLQQLAGEHSVVVVEHDMEFIRSIASTVTVLHQGSVLAEGKMQDVQNDPKVIEVYLGE from the coding sequence ATGAACCTGCGTGACACTTTCCGACGTGATCGTGTGTTCGACGTGGTCCGCCCCGGTACCCGCACCATCAATCCGGGCGAGTTGGACACCGGTGGCAAATACCTGTTGTACATGGAAAACATCACGGTCAGCTTCGACGGCTTCAAAGCCCTGAACGACCTGACCCTGTACATCGAACCCGGCGAACTGCGCTGCATCATCGGCCCCAACGGCGCCGGCAAATCCACCATGATGGACGTGATCACCGGCAAGACCCGGCCGGATGAAGGCACCTGCTTTTTTGGCCAGACCCTTGATCTGACCCGCATGAGCGAAACCGAAATCGCCGGCGCCGGCATCGGCCGCAAGTTCCAGAAGCCCACCGTGTTTCCGGAACACACCGCGGCGGAGAATCTGGAACTGGCCATGGCCGGCCCCAAAACCACCTGGCATACCCTGGTGCATCCGCTCAACGGCGAGCAGCGCGACCGCATCGACGCCACCCTGGACACCGTTGGCCTGCTGGACCGGCACGACCATGTGGCCGGCGCGCTGTCCCACGGGCAGAAACAGTGGCTGGAAATCGCCATGGTGCTGATGCAGCAACCGAAACTGCTGCTGGTGGACGAACCCATCGCCGGCATGACCCGCCAGGAAGTGGAGCGCACCGCCGAACTGCTTCAACAACTGGCCGGCGAGCACTCCGTGGTGGTGGTGGAACACGATATGGAGTTCATCCGCAGCATCGCCAGCACCGTCACCGTACTGCACCAGGGCAGCGTCCTCGCCGAAGGCAAGATGCAGGACGTGCAGAACGACCCGAAAGTGATCGAAGTGTATTTGGGCGAGTAA
- the urtE gene encoding urea ABC transporter ATP-binding subunit UrtE, with amino-acid sequence MLSLKGVNQYYGESHTLWDLDLSVQQGECLCVMGRNGVGKTTLLKTIMGLLPSASGEIRFLDQDLRKKAAEDRARAGIGYVPQGREIFPLLTVEENLETGLQARPDRQRKIPERIYELFPVLHEMRHRRGGDLSGGQQQQLAIGRALALDPKLLILDEPTEGIQPNIVDMIGRVIKTLNREEGLTVLLVEQKLHFARATADRFTILDRGRNVAEGAVGELDDALVKKYLTV; translated from the coding sequence ATGCTGTCATTGAAAGGCGTCAATCAATACTACGGCGAATCCCATACGCTCTGGGATCTGGACCTGTCCGTGCAACAAGGCGAATGCCTGTGCGTGATGGGCCGCAACGGCGTCGGCAAAACCACACTGCTGAAAACCATCATGGGCCTGCTGCCGTCAGCCTCCGGCGAGATCCGCTTTCTCGACCAGGACCTGCGCAAGAAAGCCGCCGAGGACCGCGCCCGTGCCGGCATCGGCTACGTCCCCCAAGGCCGGGAGATCTTTCCATTACTGACCGTGGAAGAGAACCTGGAAACCGGCCTGCAGGCGCGCCCGGATCGCCAGCGCAAAATCCCCGAACGGATCTATGAACTGTTTCCCGTGCTTCACGAAATGCGTCACCGCCGTGGCGGCGACCTGTCCGGCGGCCAGCAACAGCAACTGGCCATCGGCCGCGCCCTGGCCCTGGACCCGAAACTGCTGATTCTGGACGAACCCACGGAAGGCATTCAGCCCAACATCGTCGACATGATCGGCCGCGTGATCAAAACCCTGAACCGGGAAGAAGGCCTCACCGTGCTGCTGGTGGAACAAAAACTCCACTTCGCCCGCGCCACCGCCGACCGCTTCACCATCCTCGATCGGGG